The DNA segment GATAGCCGTCACTTGCAAAAACCAGCAAGAAATGTAAGCTTGACAACAACCACACATTATAACTTTACTTCTTATGTCTCAATGAGTTGTgtttcaataaatatttttctctgATATCAGGAATAAGATTGCAGAAGCGGCTGAGAGCGTTGGTCTCCCCACTTTTGTTGTGGCTGATGCGGGAAGAACAGAGGTAACTAACTAACTATAAGATTCTTAGTTTTATACTTCCTCCTGCTTGATTACATCTTTGATAATATGGTCCAACCGTAGCTCCTAGgcaaaataaaatttgacaTGCTTATCTACTAATCAAACagatagaaaacaaaaacaaccttTCCTACTTGTCAGAACGTGAGGATAAACTAAATCTTGCTTTCACAGGTTGCAGCTGGATCAAGAACGGTTCTTGCAGTTGGACCAGGTAGAGACTAtagttctttttaaaaaaattatgtttctaGCTGAAGCAGAACAAATACAGGTGTTGAATGAGAACGTTGTTTCTCAAACATGTTCGTTactttttctttaaattttctGTGCAGGACCAAAACAGTTGGTTGATTCCATTACCGGTAAGCTGGCGTTACTCTGATGCCGGAGCTTTCTCCAGGATAATGTTGGTGCAGGCAAATTAGTTGTTGTTTTGTATTGATTAAACTCATGTACCTTATTGGTTAATTTTAGATATAGTTCTGTAAATCATTCGATTGAGTTCTTACATTCTCAAAAAAATTTACCGTGGTAACCAAATGATATGGTATTTGGTTTTTACATCATGGAGTTCTGATATTATCAATTTTGTTTCCTCATGAAAACACTGCTAGGATCATTATTAAAATTAGAGGTATATAAATAAACACAATAATGTTGTATCTTCATCTCTGATAAAAAAAGCAATGTCATTCAAGCTCAGTATGTGAATTAAGGAGTAACGTTTGATTAGAATAACacaatatgaaaaagcataatTAAGCTCCAACTAACCTTCAGTTAACTGGATATACTATTAAGTGTTCTTTGAACGTCCGGTAAGCATTAATCAAACAAATTTAGCATCCAATAGGAgaaattttctctatattttcttaCTAGGGTTGGGCACATCACCCAACCAAACGaatcaattatattaaattcTAAACCACAACTGAATTGAACTTATAAAAATCGATCAAACTGAACTATAAATCTTTTGTGACGATCCTTCATATTCAAAATTCCTcttcatgaaaaaatatatcgTTTCATGTTGTTATTCGTGTTgccattttacaaaaaaaaaaaaatgttgttattcgtgtttttgtttctctccatTGGTCAATTTTCTTTCAATAAAATGCCTCTCAAtactttttcaatttttgtaCGCTATGCAATGATTTTTATGAGAATCTAATTGAAGAAATCTAGTACCAACATGTTCTGACTCCTCGAGTCTCATCATTTTAAAAGCTAGCTACCACACTTTTTACTAGAAACGTACTGACGTACTGCGAGTCTGTGGACACTTAGATTTTTCCCGTTATACTACGATACTCAGTGTCTAGTAGACTAGTGCGTAGATTGATATAAATGATTCTGGTTAGTGTTTTCACTTACATGACAATCTTTAGTCCTTGTCATGCTTAATCTTTTTCTAAATTTGGTTCTTTGTTTTTTccattatttttattgtatatagGTGACTTTAAAATGGATTTGCTTTTGGTACTTTCTTTGAGTGACGTTGAAGTCTTCCCTAAAATTCAGAACGCGACGCTGGACTGTTATGATTCCACAtaactaattatataatatagagGCACCACATGGCATACAGCATACGCAACATACTCACATGACTCCATAAATCTTTATACGTGCTTGCTTTTACTTATCCTTTTTATAATGTATAACATGGGGATGGCTAACAATGTCTAATGCTCACAAACATTGACAAATAGAATAGTGTAAAAAAAATCGGATCAGACGGCCGTTTGTACAACATCTAGGTATTAGGCGTTTACTAATGCATCTCATGTTTATCCTGAGAAGTGAGAACATATGTATATGCTGTAAACGTAGATATCCACATGTAGATAAACGTTAAGGGATACAAATTAAGTTGTATATATAGTGATTAGTGAATGATTATTCATACTAGTACTGTTTCGCGTTTTAACGTCaactaaataataatactaCAATGTAATTTGTGATACTGCATGAAAGAAGAGGTGGTATAGCTTTCTTTTTGTAcgataaacaaaaatatatttacttgaatATTATACATTTCAAGTACAGTCCGTGGACCTTTGCCTATATCTATCAcgataaaatatttaatgttgGCTAAGAGACTAAGAGATGACTGTTTATATATCATACTAAATTTCTCCCACTTGCTAGTTAGGTTTGCATGAGAACGCATGTGACGAACACCTCAATCTGCGCcccattttctttatttttgagcAATTTTCCTTTGGTTAAGGCAATAATACTTATATAAACTACTTTTGTGCTGTGCACATTTGTATTTTTCCCTCTATTTTTACTATGTATATATCAGAGGATAATAAAAGCATCCGATTTCCTCGAATATTGTCAGAATATAAAACgcgaaagaaaataaaattcggGGAATAGTTAAGTTTGAAATTTATAATAGAGAATACTAATAACCCATTCTTCAAAATGAGTGAGCATATCCACCTTGGATCTCGGTGATGTTACtgtttagtttaatttaatttaagtatataaaacACTAATTTATGTTCATACATATGTTGAAACACATTTAACATGATCGGTTAACAAATACTACATATATATTTGAGTTTTTTATTTGTCTCACTCACATACAATGGACCCGGTTTTGGAAATATTAAGTATTTACTTCTCATTTAAAACTATCATTTAATCTCAAATTTGAATATGATTTTGAATTGAAAGGGATAGTTTTTATTAGTAACCCCGCGAGGACTTCTGCTTGTATACAAAATGAACTATTTTATCAAATAACAAGCGAAGAGAAAAGGAGTAACAACTATTTGAATTTATCAATTTTGGATCCTGATTGTTTCAATTATTTAGAGACTTAAATATATTAAGCGAAACAAATCGATGCTTACATCATGGTTAAGATGATTACTTAACTCGTATCTACCCAGcctataattattttctaaatttttattttcacttataaagtttctattttaaataaaacaagaGGAATTTATTAAATACCATTAGTAGTCTGCAAATCTAACAAAACAAGACGCTAAAAACGTAAAattaaccataaaaaaaaacttattcttCTGAATTAATCCACGTGGAAATGCAAAGGAAGGTTAGATTAAAAGTGCCTAAAGTCAGGAGCCACgtggttattattattattactgaTTAAGAACTCTTCACCGTTGGATCTGATATCCATCACGAGATTCTCACACCGAAGCTGACTCATCAAATGCTCGTCTCTCATCTCCTTCTGTCGCCGCAGCTCCATCACTTTCCGGTGAGAGTTCGAGTGCCTCGTCATCACGAACGTCGGGCTCGAAGCAGGCCTGTACTCCGGCACGAGCCTTCCTGACTTGTACCGTACTCCGCACGCGTTGCACAGCGTCTTAGGTCCCATCGGCCCCGTCCGCCACTGCGGCGTCTTATCCGTCGCGCAGTGCAGACACCGTCTCTCTCCAACTTCGCCTTCGAGTTCTCCGGTGCTGCCGTCGTGTTCTTTAACTCTGAGCTGTTTCTTCTTGGGATAGGACTCGTCGGAGCCGGCGATTGCTAGAAGACGAGAAGCCCACGTGGAGGCTGCAGAGCGTGGTCTCTTGCTTCTTGCTTTGGCGGGAACGGAAACATTCGAGTCGTCAGTGTCGGTGGGGATAAAGATTTGATCCAACTCAGGTTCGGGTTCCAGTtctggtttggtttgggttaaACCGGTGGTTTGAGGTTTTTGTAAGCCGGACAGTAACTGAAGCTTGTCTTGGTCTTCTTTTGAGAATGATTCTTCCACGAAGTTCGATAACCATTCAAGTTCAGCTAAATCCTCACTCTGATAAGTGAAAGTGataatcaaagaaaaaaaaaacattatttcaaatatataaatatattgccTAATTAAGAAAGTATAATcatgaaaaaaatcatatttataaattatgatttttttttccttttcaagaATTAATAAATCAACATGGTAAAGGTTAGAGCCCTTCTTGAAATGTAATGGAAACTTACCGGAACACAAAGGTCGTCGGAGAACACGCTGCCGTCGGTGTAAAACGACGAGGAGGAGTTTGAGCTATCGGCAAGAGTACCGGTGGAGACGGTGGAAGAGTCAGGAAAGGGTTCAAGTCCGTCGTCAGGTTGGACGTTGTCGTTAGAAAAGTCAAGAAGGTCGTCGACGACGAAAGAGTCAGAGTTACCACCGGCGACGAGGAAGAGCTCCGGGGtaagctgttgttgttgttccatTGGTGCAAGAAAATAGAAGGTTATTAGTGTAAATAAATGAAAGAGAAAGTAAAGGTGAGAGAGCCTTTTTGGGAGGATGTGAGCGAAGAATGTAACGGAGAGAAAGGGAAGGAGAGAGGTCTATTTTTGGGGAGGGGGGAGTGATGTTAGAGAAAGGTATGGTTCATGTGACATGAGAACGAGACAGAAGACAGCTAAATCAGAGGAACTTTGACAATTGAGTTATACTCctcctttctcttttttttcttgtattattaaatgatacaaGTACAATCAACTAAAATATCTCTAGGGACATTTGCTTAAACACAAGGGAAGGTGAATcccaacaaaaaatatattaaccattttCATAGAGTACACAAACCAACAAAGATGTCGACTGGAACCACCGTTGGTTGATTCAATTCATTGGAAGTTTTCGTATAAATATAATTCTTTGTGCTGTCATATCCCTTTGCAGCCTTTTAAGCTATATAAATTTTCTAACTGTGTCGAGAATGACAATATACTATGCTTTAGCAATGGAGAAAGCAACCACATGACACAAATTTCACTTCCGACTTTTACTGTTTTATTACCCCGttgtaaaaacaaaacatatatcgTATATTCTTGTCCAAATGATAGCATTGTAGGCTTGTAGCTAATGATGGTGCTTAAGTGTTAACCAGTCACATGGAGATGTAAAACATCATATCCGAGTTGAGATATTTCTGTTCTCTGCGTTTTAATGGCTAACCGTTTACGGAAATTAAAGGCCGACTAATATAGAGTTCATAATTATCGAAAAAATTATAATGTAAGGATAGTTTAAAAGCCTCAAATCATAGTAACGTTGAAGCCTTGAAGGCTTGAACCTTTTTGAAACAACTATATTATTTTGATCATTGTTTCATTGTGTTGGACCAAAATGTAATCTATGGGAAAGCTATACTAAAGCCCAATTGAACAAAGGAATTAGGTTAAACAGAAGCCCAGTATTTAAAACAGAAACCCATTGTTATATGTCCAcgaataatttgtttttagatATCCACGattaattgtttaattttttgattaatTGTGTCGTTATTAGATGTTTTAAGGAGAACATCAAATAGAAACAACCATCGCAAATGTTTATTAGGTATCCACGATCAAATGTGTTGTGCTCTTTTAGAAAGAttatagaaattatattttctatcaaCGAAATGGAAGGTTTTTTAATGATTAGTTATGTATAATCCGTGTTATCGGTACGTTTTATTCcgtaaaaaaactttttaaaacaaGCAAATACAGATATTGCCTTTTTAGCTAAATGAAATATGTGAGATCCCACCTTTGTTAAAGAAAGAGATTTGGTTTGGCTTAAAAGTGCGGCCGCCGAATATTCTCCATAAACAGTcttaaatcaaaaataaataggttgattgtttgtagtttttaaaatggtttttggtttttgtttctgAAAAACTACTTTATTTGCCAATCAAGATTTTGCTAAAAATGATTTCCTAAAAActagggaaactagtttttcaAATAACTACCTAATTCTACACAAAAGCCAAAATctgtatttttttagttttcagcCAGTTTTCTacgaagatttttttttttttatgcatttttatttatcattttcttttaattggtcttttttatttatttttttgtaactggtcTTTCTTTTCATATTTAGCTCATTCCCACTATCATCCGTTTTTCACCATCACATCACAATACATTTTTTGTcctttattaatataaaatgggTAAGTGATTATACATACAACTTTcgagtatttatatattttacgatagttttattttgtatttatatattttttaaataagtttttaaaataaatttatgtgtattttaatgacagtgttttatattttattattttcagaataaatattttactatccataatatttttattttattaatttaaaaaataaaaacttaaactaaaatctaaaacaaccatttatgtttttcaaaaaaccaaaatctactgcaaaatcaaaaaccaaaaatcaaaaactaaaatctaaaaaccaaaaaccaaaatccaaaaaccaaaaactagaatctaaaaactaggaaaacaatcatcaccaaaataaaaataaagaatcgTCAGCGAATCAACGACTAATTAGAGCATATCATTTCTAAAAAGCAATAATATAATATTCACTACTGGGCCGTAGTGGCCCGTTTAGCCTCGATCCTAGCTTAAAGTACGACCACCACCTCGTTGTCGGCCCACGCTGGGCACGGCTTTATTATCTTTGTGCGCCTTGGCgtggttttttattttaattttatttctcaCAACTTTCTGTCATGCTAATATTTTtggtatataaatttattttcatattttgggtTCACGgcttctgttttctttttacagaaataattatgttttttttctttctatttgcGTATTTCTGGACTGTGGACAATTTAGTACTTTAAggtgttttaaatatatattttgaataaaatttggGTGGTATTGCAGTGACGTCACTATGTAAACTACTAGTGTTATGTTAAatatttggtaaaaaaaaataataaccactagaaaaaaattaaattatgcTCGTGATCCAAGGAGATGAAAAGACGGTGCAATTTTGTCATCAACTTACCCCATATGGAAGTGAAGCTGAGCTAAAAACACGTCACTATTGGAATACCCGTTACGCTGACGGAGCAAACGGACGGCACGATCACCGAAAGGTTATGTCTGGAGGAGCCAGTTCTTTAACAGCTTCATCACGCCGAAGTATGAGACATTTGTACTGTTCTCACGCGCTTCTGTTCTTCCTTAAGTAACATACGTTCCTCGTTTTTTACATTTTGATTTGATAAAAAGCTTTTTTGGttttacatttaaataaattaaagtcAGTAATACCACTCCTAGGGCTCACAATACCTACAAGTTCGTATCATTTATTTGTCGAAATAAAGTTTTTCCATTATGTATAggttaaacttaataaaatcaCTATACGGATTTTGAAGTGATCTTTATACATTTATACGGCTAATCACAACAATAGTTGCTATATAATCACGTCTCTAAGACTCTACCTAATATATTTTCGTGTGGAAACGCTAATATATATAACACgtgaaatattaaataattgcaAATGAGAATCATTCGA comes from the Brassica rapa cultivar Chiifu-401-42 chromosome A01, CAAS_Brap_v3.01, whole genome shotgun sequence genome and includes:
- the LOC103850309 gene encoding GATA transcription factor 9, with translation MEQQQQLTPELFLVAGGNSDSFVVDDLLDFSNDNVQPDDGLEPFPDSSTVSTGTLADSSNSSSSFYTDGSVFSDDLCVPSEDLAELEWLSNFVEESFSKEDQDKLQLLSGLQKPQTTGLTQTKPELEPEPELDQIFIPTDTDDSNVSVPAKARSKRPRSAASTWASRLLAIAGSDESYPKKKQLRVKEHDGSTGELEGEVGERRCLHCATDKTPQWRTGPMGPKTLCNACGVRYKSGRLVPEYRPASSPTFVMTRHSNSHRKVMELRRQKEMRDEHLMSQLRCENLVMDIRSNGEEFLISNNNNNHVAPDFRHF